GCACCCATCACGTAAAACAAGCTCTATGTTCTCTTCTTTCTCAGTGGCAAAGCGTTCGTACAGAAGATagtgggaagaggggggggggggatgacgaCTAACTGCATCTATTAAGTTGCCGTGGGAATGATACTACACGGTCTTTCCTACGATGTGGCATTGCCACAGTTCAGAGAGTACATTACACCTTCTCTAAGTACATTTTGATTTAAATGAAATCGACGGTGCCTTCGCAGTTTACTAACATAATCACATCTAATTATCCGGCATAATTTACTGCCTATTATGGCATCCCACACCTGTTTAATTAATAGACCACCACTTATACCGAGAAGTACCGCAATACTTAAGGGATAAATATTTCGTTGTACACTGTGGTAACTGAAAACGCTTATAGGCTTCGAATATTTCAATTAGtttctgctttctctctctctctctgttcagtAGATTGCTATAGAATTTACTGCTTCAGTTGAACTATCTCGTTTATAAATAGACGTTGTTTGAGCCTGTTGAAATGCATTGGTGGTTCCGCAAGGCAAGCATTTATAGCAGCTGAGCCTTTAACTTTTTCAGTGACTTTCTTCGAGTCACGTTAGAGCATACAATGCTGGAAAAGTACGCCTCGTCTTATAagcatgtctttctttcttctcgtttCAGCCGTGACGGTGCGATTCCTGACGCGGAGATTCATCAGCGAGTACAGCTCGATGAAGGACCTGCTCTACAGGCACACAGTTCTTGTCGACAACCGGGCGTTAGAACTGGAGATCCTGGACACATCTAGATATCAGGTAGGCAAAAGTATATTGTTGTGTAACAGCACGTTATTTTAAAGCTGCATTGCAGTCAATTACTACGGCGGCTAAGATTAGAGGCTTGTACATTTAAGTCATGTTATTAAAGCAAGTATGAGGAATGTCTTAGAGAAGCGACCAGAAGGCGCACGCATATCTCGTACCTATGCTATAAAATCATTTAATGGTACCTTCTTACAGGTCTATAATGAAGCCTTTGAGCATTAGTTACAGGGCTCAGTAGAAAATTATTTCCTCATTACTTCGCAGTTTTATGTTTATAGTGACCTAAGGCTTATCGCATCCCTTATCACACTACAAGCCTCCAGATGAGGGCTAATGCTGTACCTGGTGAAGGATATCCTGACTGACGTTCTCTTGTTCCTCTTCTTTCCTTTCGCAGGAGAACAAGTTTCCCGAAGACAAAATGGGCTGGGCCGACGCCCTCGTCGTTGTCTACAGCATCGAGGACCGGTGGAGCTTCGAAGAGGCCAGCTTGTGCCTTCAGAAGGTGCAGCAGCTCTGCCCGTGCCTGCCCACCATCCTGGTGGCCAACAAGCGAGACCTGTCGCACGTTCGCCAGGTCGAGGTCGATGACGGCCGACAGCTGTCCCTTCAGCTGCACTGTCAGTTCTACGAGGTGTCGGCGGCCGACAGCTACGCCGGCGTCAGTATGGCCTTCCAGAGCATACTGCGAGAAGTCCTCGCCACCAAGATCCTCCGGTCTCTGACCCCCGTCCGGCGGCGACTCACCGTCGTCACAGTCTCGAAGATGCTGGGAGCCGTCTTCGGCAAGAACGGCAAGCGCCACAAGAAGAGGCCCTCACTGTCATTGTAAACGAACATACAGTGCGAGAGACAATGCAGACTCGTACCTGTGTATATATAATGCGCGCACATCGAAGTCAAACAAGGACACTGTCAAGGAGTGCTTTGTGATTGGACACTTTATTTTCTTGCTGTCGTTGCATTTCGTGTTTGTGCCATGTCAACTTATTGTCAAATGATTCGCGCAAACGACTCGGTGTCCTGCCGAAATGGCAGGCTTTTCTCAAGAGTGTACAGCTTTTATCGAAAGTACCTGGGCCATAACGACGTTTGCGATGACGCAGCTAAAACAAACAGGGCCTTCGCTGAGGTGCTCTGAAAGTTTGTAACAAAGTGAAGGTGTTTTCAATACTCACTACTCATATCAAGAGAGCCCTCAGAAGTGGGAGATGCTGTAAGATAACGCGTACGCTAACGCGTTGCTGTGTAAAATAATGAGGGAACCCGCCTGGAATTGGAGATGGTACAGCAGGAATGGTTCGACAGGCATGACAAGTGAGAAATCTCGTTTAGTCGTTTTTTCGCAATGACTACAACTGCCATACTTAATTTTAGGACCGCAGTCTCAAATGCGAGGCCGCATTCctgtgttgtttttttctgttcggAGTTCACGCT
The nucleotide sequence above comes from Rhipicephalus sanguineus isolate Rsan-2018 chromosome 8, BIME_Rsan_1.4, whole genome shotgun sequence. Encoded proteins:
- the LOC119401722 gene encoding ras-related and estrogen-regulated growth inhibitor-like protein, encoding MPLATAVAMTRKSSGLSPIRVMVMGSQSVGKSAVTVRFLTRRFISEYSSMKDLLYRHTVLVDNRALELEILDTSRYQENKFPEDKMGWADALVVVYSIEDRWSFEEASLCLQKVQQLCPCLPTILVANKRDLSHVRQVEVDDGRQLSLQLHCQFYEVSAADSYAGVSMAFQSILREVLATKILRSLTPVRRRLTVVTVSKMLGAVFGKNGKRHKKRPSLSL